The Saccharopolyspora gloriosae genome window below encodes:
- a CDS encoding CoA-acylating methylmalonate-semialdehyde dehydrogenase: MSQELEHFIGGKRVAGTSGNFGDVFDPNTGRVQAKVPLASTQEVSAAIANAAEAQPAWAAQNPQKRARIMMRFLQLVNEEMDSLARLLSAEHGKTVPDAKGDIQRGLEVAEFAVGIPHLLKGEYSENAGTGIDVYSMRQPLGVVAGITPFNFPAMIPLWKAAPAIAAGNTFVLKPSERDPSVPLRLAELFIEAGLPPGVLNVVNGDKVAVDAVLTDPRIEAVGFVGSSSIAEYIYSTAAAHGKRAQCFGGAKNHMIVMPDADLDQVVDALVGAGYGSAGERCMAISVAVPVGQPTADALVDKLTERVRKLKIGTSFDETADFGPLVTKQALQRVDELVAAGVEEGAELVVDGRGFSLEGHEDGFFAGASLFDHVTTDMRIYREEIFGPVLSIVRAADYEEALRLPSENEYGNGVAIFTRDGDAAREFTSRVNAGMVGVNVPIPVPIAYHTFGGWKRSGFGDLNQHGPDSIKFYTKTKTVTSRWPSGLKEGASFTIPTMN, translated from the coding sequence ATGTCCCAGGAGTTGGAGCACTTCATCGGCGGCAAGCGTGTCGCCGGAACCTCCGGGAACTTCGGTGACGTCTTCGACCCGAACACCGGGCGGGTGCAGGCCAAGGTGCCGCTGGCGTCGACCCAGGAGGTCTCCGCCGCGATCGCCAACGCCGCGGAGGCGCAGCCCGCGTGGGCGGCGCAGAACCCGCAGAAGCGCGCCCGGATCATGATGCGCTTCCTGCAGCTGGTCAACGAGGAGATGGACTCGCTGGCCCGGCTGCTGTCCGCCGAGCACGGCAAGACCGTCCCCGACGCCAAGGGCGACATCCAGCGCGGCCTGGAGGTCGCCGAGTTCGCCGTCGGCATCCCGCACCTGCTCAAGGGCGAGTACAGCGAGAACGCGGGCACCGGCATCGACGTGTACTCGATGCGCCAGCCGCTGGGTGTGGTCGCGGGCATCACGCCGTTCAACTTCCCCGCGATGATCCCGCTGTGGAAAGCGGCGCCGGCCATCGCCGCGGGCAACACGTTCGTGCTCAAGCCCTCCGAGCGCGATCCCTCGGTGCCGCTGCGGCTCGCGGAGCTGTTCATCGAGGCCGGGTTGCCGCCGGGCGTGCTCAACGTGGTCAACGGCGACAAGGTCGCGGTCGACGCGGTGCTCACCGACCCGCGCATCGAGGCGGTCGGGTTCGTCGGCTCCTCCTCGATCGCCGAGTACATCTACAGCACCGCCGCCGCGCACGGGAAGCGCGCGCAGTGCTTCGGCGGCGCCAAGAACCACATGATCGTGATGCCGGACGCCGACCTCGACCAGGTGGTGGACGCGCTGGTCGGCGCGGGCTACGGCTCGGCGGGCGAGCGCTGCATGGCGATCTCGGTGGCGGTTCCGGTGGGGCAGCCCACCGCGGACGCGCTGGTGGACAAGCTCACCGAGCGGGTCCGCAAGCTCAAGATCGGCACCAGCTTCGACGAGACCGCGGACTTCGGCCCGCTGGTGACGAAGCAGGCGCTGCAGCGGGTCGACGAGCTCGTCGCCGCCGGGGTCGAGGAGGGCGCCGAGCTGGTCGTCGACGGCCGCGGGTTCTCGCTGGAGGGCCACGAGGACGGGTTCTTCGCGGGCGCCTCGCTGTTCGACCACGTCACAACGGACATGCGGATCTACCGCGAGGAGATCTTCGGGCCGGTGCTGTCGATCGTGCGCGCCGCCGACTACGAGGAAGCGCTCCGGTTGCCCAGCGAGAACGAGTACGGCAACGGCGTCGCGATCTTCACCAGGGACGGCGACGCCGCGCGCGAGTTCACCAGCCGCGTGAACGCGGGCATGGTCGGCGTGAACGTCCCGATCCCGGTGCCGATCGCGTACCACACCTTCGGCGGCTGGAAGCGCTCCGGGTTCGGCGACCTCAACCAGCACGGGCCGGACTCGATCAAGTTCTACACCAAGACGAAGACGGTGACCTCGCGCTGGCCCTCCGGGCTCAAGGAAGGCGCCAGCTTCACCATCCCGACCATGAACTGA
- a CDS encoding acyl-CoA dehydrogenase family protein gives MSVAAVSGPSGAVSPFALTEDQRAIQQLAREFAVEQLAPHAVQWDQDKHFPVDVLRAAGELGIGGIYVDEAYGGTGLSRFESVLIFEALASGDPSVAAYLSIHNMVAGMIDRFGDAEQRARWLPSLCALETRASYCLTEPEAGSDAAALQTRAVRDGDDYVLTGVKQFISGGGSSDVYVVMARTGESGSKGISTFIVESGSEGLSFGPNEKKMGWNAQPTRQVILDGVRVPESRRLGPEGIGFKIAMAGLDGGRLSIASCSLGGARAALDQSLGYVRERSAFGSKLSEFQVLQFKLADMATELEAARMLLWRAAWALDSRDGDATRLCAMAKRLATDVGFTVANEALQIHGGYGYLAEYGLEKIVRDLRVHQILEGTNEIMRLIISRGLLESAS, from the coding sequence GTGTCGGTAGCAGCGGTTTCCGGACCTTCCGGCGCGGTGTCGCCGTTCGCGCTGACCGAGGACCAGCGGGCGATCCAGCAGCTCGCCCGCGAGTTCGCGGTCGAGCAGCTCGCGCCGCACGCGGTGCAGTGGGACCAGGACAAGCATTTCCCGGTCGACGTGCTGCGGGCCGCCGGTGAGCTGGGCATCGGGGGCATCTACGTCGACGAGGCCTACGGCGGCACCGGGCTGAGCCGGTTCGAGTCGGTGCTCATCTTCGAGGCGCTGGCCTCCGGTGATCCCTCGGTGGCGGCGTACCTGTCGATCCACAACATGGTCGCGGGCATGATCGACCGCTTCGGCGACGCCGAGCAGCGGGCGCGCTGGCTGCCGTCGCTGTGCGCGCTGGAGACCCGCGCGAGCTACTGCCTCACCGAACCAGAAGCCGGGTCCGATGCGGCGGCGCTGCAGACCCGAGCGGTGCGCGACGGCGACGACTACGTGCTGACCGGGGTGAAGCAGTTCATCTCCGGCGGCGGCAGCTCCGACGTGTACGTGGTGATGGCGCGGACCGGGGAGAGCGGCTCGAAGGGCATCTCCACGTTCATCGTCGAAAGCGGCTCCGAGGGGCTCTCGTTCGGGCCGAACGAGAAGAAGATGGGCTGGAACGCCCAGCCCACCCGCCAGGTGATCCTCGACGGCGTGCGGGTTCCGGAGAGCAGGCGCCTCGGCCCCGAGGGGATCGGGTTCAAGATCGCCATGGCCGGGCTGGACGGCGGCAGGCTCAGCATCGCGTCCTGCTCGCTGGGCGGTGCGCGGGCCGCACTGGACCAGAGCCTCGGCTACGTGCGGGAGCGCAGCGCCTTCGGCTCGAAGCTCAGCGAGTTCCAGGTGCTGCAGTTCAAGCTCGCCGACATGGCCACCGAGCTGGAGGCCGCGCGGATGCTGCTGTGGCGCGCCGCGTGGGCGCTGGACTCCCGCGACGGGGACGCGACGAGGCTGTGCGCGATGGCCAAGCGGCTGGCCACCGACGTGGGCTTCACCGTGGCGAACGAGGCGCTTCAGATCCACGGTGGATACGGATACCTTGCCGAGTACGGCCTGGAGAAGATCGTGCGCGACCTGCGCGTGCACCAGATCCTCGAGGGCACGAACGAGATCATGCGACTGATCATTTCCCGTGGACTGCTGGAGTCGGCATCATGA
- a CDS encoding enoyl-CoA hydratase/isomerase family protein — protein sequence MTTPAPEQVLLSVEGALGRITLNRPKAINSLTLEMVREITAALRRWSSDDQVQVVLIEGAGERGLCAGGDIRALYDAAKAQDDSLPKAFWSEEYRLNTMLAHYPKPVVGLMDGVCMGGGVGISAHGSHRVVTERTKIGMPEVGIGFVPDVGGTFLLSQAPGELGTHLALTGAPVGGADAVALGLADHYLPSERIDDLVKALTTGDADAALARFAEPAPESPVAAQREWIDAAYAGDDVAEILARLRARPEEAAGKAADAIESKSPTSLKLTLRALRSRPGTLEVALDQEFRIALRCLTAGDFVEGVRATLVDKDRDPKWSPNRLDDVGEDQVQRFFAPLGADELGLSG from the coding sequence ATGACAACACCCGCCCCGGAGCAGGTTCTGCTCAGCGTCGAGGGCGCGCTCGGACGCATCACGCTCAACCGCCCCAAAGCGATCAACTCGCTGACCCTGGAGATGGTCCGGGAGATCACCGCCGCGCTGCGGCGGTGGAGCTCCGACGACCAGGTCCAGGTGGTGCTCATCGAGGGCGCGGGCGAACGCGGCCTGTGCGCGGGCGGCGACATCCGGGCGCTCTACGACGCGGCGAAGGCGCAGGACGACTCGCTGCCGAAGGCGTTCTGGAGCGAGGAGTACCGGCTCAACACGATGCTGGCGCACTACCCGAAGCCGGTCGTGGGGCTGATGGACGGCGTCTGCATGGGCGGCGGGGTCGGCATCTCCGCGCACGGTTCGCACCGGGTCGTGACGGAACGGACGAAGATCGGCATGCCGGAGGTCGGCATCGGCTTCGTGCCCGACGTCGGCGGTACGTTCCTGCTCTCGCAGGCCCCCGGCGAGCTCGGCACGCACCTGGCGCTGACCGGCGCGCCCGTCGGCGGCGCGGACGCGGTGGCGCTGGGGCTGGCCGACCACTACCTGCCCAGCGAGCGCATCGACGATCTCGTCAAGGCGCTGACCACCGGTGACGCGGACGCGGCGCTGGCCAGGTTCGCCGAGCCCGCACCGGAGTCCCCGGTGGCGGCGCAGCGGGAGTGGATCGACGCCGCCTACGCCGGGGACGACGTGGCGGAGATCCTCGCGCGGCTGCGCGCCCGGCCGGAGGAGGCGGCCGGCAAGGCCGCGGACGCCATCGAGTCGAAGTCCCCGACCTCGCTGAAGCTGACGCTGCGCGCCTTGCGCAGCCGCCCCGGCACGCTGGAGGTCGCGCTCGACCAGGAGTTCCGGATCGCGCTGCGCTGCCTCACCGCGGGCGACTTCGTGGAGGGCGTGCGCGCCACCCTCGTGGACAAGGACCGCGACCCGAAGTGGTCGCCGAACCGGCTCGACGACGTGGGCGAAGACCAGGTGCAGCGGTTCTTCGCCCCGCTCGGCGCGGACGAACTGGGCCTGTCGGGCTGA
- the mmsB gene encoding 3-hydroxyisobutyrate dehydrogenase: MAVIGFIGLGHMGGPMSANLVRAGHTVRGFDLVPAALDAARANGVTVADSAAEAVAGAEAVITMLPSGKHLLDCYEQVLPAAEPGALLVDSSTVDVADARAAHELAGAEGFGSLDAPVSGGTAGAEAGTLTFMVGGAEEHFQRAESLLEPMARKVIHCGGPGNGQVTKMCNNLILGASMVAVGEAFVLGERLGLSNQALYDVASISTGQCWALTTNCPVPDLVETSRANHDYEPGFSAALMLKDLKLAESAARQSGTDASIGRLATELYQRFNEEGGGGYDFGAIIRSIREHSERSAEASPEVTGTP; the protein is encoded by the coding sequence ATGGCTGTCATCGGTTTCATCGGGCTGGGCCACATGGGCGGCCCGATGTCGGCGAACCTGGTCAGGGCCGGGCACACCGTGCGCGGGTTCGACCTGGTGCCCGCGGCGCTGGACGCGGCGCGCGCGAACGGGGTGACCGTGGCCGACTCGGCCGCCGAGGCCGTCGCCGGTGCCGAAGCGGTGATCACGATGCTGCCCAGCGGCAAGCACCTGCTGGACTGCTACGAGCAGGTGCTGCCCGCGGCGGAACCGGGCGCGCTGCTCGTCGACTCCTCGACGGTCGACGTCGCCGACGCCAGGGCCGCCCACGAGCTGGCCGGGGCGGAGGGCTTCGGTTCGCTGGACGCGCCGGTCTCCGGCGGCACGGCGGGCGCGGAGGCGGGCACCCTCACGTTCATGGTGGGCGGTGCCGAGGAGCACTTCCAGCGCGCGGAGTCGCTGCTGGAGCCGATGGCCCGCAAGGTGATCCACTGCGGTGGTCCGGGCAACGGCCAGGTCACCAAGATGTGCAACAACCTCATCCTCGGGGCTTCGATGGTCGCCGTCGGCGAGGCCTTCGTGCTGGGCGAGCGGCTCGGCTTGAGCAACCAGGCGCTCTACGACGTGGCGTCGATCTCCACCGGCCAGTGCTGGGCGCTGACCACGAACTGCCCGGTGCCGGACCTGGTGGAGACCAGCCGCGCCAACCACGACTACGAGCCGGGCTTCTCGGCCGCCCTGATGCTCAAGGACCTGAAGCTGGCGGAGTCGGCGGCGCGGCAGAGCGGCACCGACGCGTCGATCGGGCGGCTGGCCACGGAGCTGTACCAGCGGTTCAACGAGGAAGGCGGCGGCGGGTACGACTTCGGCGCCATCATCCGCTCCATCCGGGAGCACTCGGAGCGCTCCGCCGAAGCGTCCCCCGAGGTCACCGGCACCCCGTGA
- a CDS encoding barstar family protein — protein MGKLEQPGVSAKTAAEDAERRGASVHVLDGSDLINKRTALDGIAAVLSFPEWAGRNLDALYDCLTDLSWLPEGEHVLIWSGAQNLAEHDPKAYAKINTVLQDAASNTICGRGFATILTRD, from the coding sequence GTGGGCAAGCTGGAGCAGCCTGGCGTGAGCGCGAAGACGGCGGCTGAGGACGCGGAGCGGCGCGGTGCGTCCGTGCACGTGCTCGACGGCAGCGACCTGATCAACAAGCGGACCGCGCTGGACGGGATCGCGGCGGTGCTGTCGTTCCCGGAGTGGGCCGGGCGCAACCTGGACGCGCTCTACGACTGCCTGACCGACCTGTCCTGGTTGCCGGAAGGCGAGCACGTGCTCATCTGGTCCGGCGCGCAGAACCTCGCGGAGCACGACCCGAAGGCCTACGCGAAGATCAACACGGTGCTGCAGGACGCCGCCAGCAACACGATCTGCGGCCGCGGCTTCGCCACGATCCTCACCCGCGACTGA
- a CDS encoding enoyl-CoA hydratase-related protein: protein MGDELVHRTVDAGIATITLDSPHNRNALSAQLRRELRDHLAAALAEDTVRVVVLAHTGPVFCAGMDLKESRSADADQQGVRELPELLEALWTSPKPVIAKLAGPARAGGVGIVAACDLAVAADTATFGFSEVRIGVVPAVISLTVLPRLQPRAAHELFLTGENFDAARAVEIGLLNSAVPAESLDAEVARYADLLTRGAPNALAATKELLRRPRAATISEDFDAVLELSASHFASEEGQEGIRAFAEKRPAAWIPRRPE, encoded by the coding sequence ATGGGCGACGAACTCGTGCACCGCACCGTCGACGCGGGCATCGCGACGATCACGCTGGACTCCCCGCACAACCGCAACGCGCTGTCCGCGCAGCTGCGCCGCGAACTGCGCGATCACCTGGCCGCGGCGCTGGCCGAGGACACCGTGCGGGTCGTCGTGCTCGCCCACACCGGACCGGTGTTCTGCGCCGGGATGGACCTCAAGGAATCCCGCTCCGCCGACGCGGACCAGCAAGGCGTGCGGGAGCTGCCCGAACTGCTCGAAGCGCTGTGGACCAGCCCGAAACCGGTCATCGCGAAACTGGCGGGGCCGGCGCGGGCCGGTGGTGTCGGCATCGTCGCGGCCTGCGACCTCGCCGTGGCCGCGGACACCGCGACGTTCGGCTTCTCCGAGGTGCGCATCGGCGTGGTGCCCGCGGTCATCTCGCTGACCGTGCTGCCCCGGCTGCAACCGCGCGCCGCGCACGAGCTGTTCCTGACCGGGGAGAACTTCGACGCGGCCCGCGCCGTCGAGATCGGCCTGCTGAATTCGGCGGTCCCCGCGGAGTCGCTGGACGCGGAGGTCGCCCGCTACGCCGACCTGCTCACCCGTGGCGCTCCGAACGCCTTGGCCGCCACCAAGGAACTGCTGCGGCGCCCGCGCGCGGCCACCATCAGCGAGGACTTCGACGCCGTCCTCGAGCTCTCCGCGAGCCACTTCGCCTCCGAGGAGGGCCAGGAGGGCATCCGCGCCTTCGCCGAGAAGCGCCCGGCCGCCTGGATCCCCCGCCGCCCGGAGTGA
- a CDS encoding ADP-ribosylglycohydrolase family protein: MTDARASDGLTEAERALLAAYRERRRSATPDSATARSDSAEGAESDTPGPGTSPLASAEPADADERLLLEKWRSWRDRPLTRPPWFAALRQRIGTDPAPPVPATGLADDSGYRADAASRFAGMLLGAACAEFTVAGRIGERTTSALFALEGVIRAHTALRVHGAADVPASVLNGLQRWLHTRGIPWQDCVADPAEGPDGWLVDRPELRADSVDDPALLTALTRIAAGDRASAHASGASGVPLGAVAALWSGTAVFGGAKDLAALSHGHPDGHRPAGALGVAISLLLRGIPLHESLSRAVASWEPADSRPALLDRALRLGATSPVGFAPGAAQLDAMGAGRTGTEALAVALRVAAACPDDFTTAVAAAADHGGDTRTTAVLCGQLLGAAHGPAAIPLPWAEKPAALAVLERLAEDATTEFGPYPDESAEWLQRYPVGAPAHAPDRRRSLHAVPRLAASRDRFLGAVLGCAIGEALGTPIAGSGWDDIQDRHGPQGLRNYVPAGHPAGRLGSDTQLLLFSLEGTIRAGVSRRTGEVADPSRHIQHAYQRWLHTQHLSWGRAAGEFLKHTPAPDGWLVGHRALYQTRNPGRTMMRTLIAFAKGQQPMGTPDHPVSDSQGSTAVMRAVPAALWSDDPAEVFRVGQNTAALTHGDPVAYLSAGTLAFLVSRLLTGCDLATAVDEALDELSGHRGQQEVSRKVAAAVRYAASAETTPTHLETGIGNGWSAADALGIGLYAALVADGDIDVALPLAVNHSGNSATTGAVCGSLVGAQAGAAKIPDRWRTELELHDVIEQLAHDASLEFGPHPPDTEDWTTRYPPT; encoded by the coding sequence GTGACGGACGCGAGGGCCTCCGACGGGCTCACCGAGGCGGAACGGGCGTTGCTGGCGGCATACCGGGAACGGCGCCGTTCGGCGACGCCGGATTCGGCGACCGCGCGCTCGGATTCCGCCGAGGGCGCGGAATCCGACACGCCCGGACCGGGCACCTCGCCCTTGGCGTCGGCCGAGCCCGCCGACGCCGATGAGCGGCTGCTGCTGGAGAAGTGGCGGTCGTGGCGGGATCGTCCGCTGACCCGGCCGCCGTGGTTCGCGGCGTTGCGCCAGCGCATCGGCACCGATCCGGCACCGCCGGTGCCCGCGACCGGCCTCGCCGACGACTCCGGCTACCGGGCGGACGCCGCGAGCCGGTTCGCCGGGATGCTGCTGGGCGCCGCCTGCGCCGAATTCACCGTCGCGGGCCGCATCGGCGAACGCACCACGTCGGCGCTGTTCGCGCTGGAGGGCGTGATCCGCGCGCACACCGCGCTGCGCGTGCACGGCGCCGCCGACGTCCCCGCCTCCGTCCTCAATGGACTGCAGCGGTGGCTGCACACCCGCGGGATCCCGTGGCAGGACTGCGTCGCCGACCCGGCCGAAGGACCGGACGGCTGGCTGGTCGACCGGCCCGAGCTGCGCGCCGACTCGGTCGACGACCCGGCGCTGCTCACCGCGCTGACCAGGATCGCCGCCGGGGACAGGGCCTCCGCGCACGCGTCCGGCGCGTCGGGCGTACCGCTGGGCGCCGTGGCGGCGCTGTGGTCGGGCACCGCTGTGTTCGGCGGCGCCAAGGACCTCGCCGCCCTGTCCCACGGCCACCCGGACGGGCACCGTCCCGCCGGAGCGCTCGGCGTCGCGATCTCCCTGCTGCTGCGCGGAATTCCGCTGCACGAGAGCCTGTCCCGGGCCGTCGCGTCCTGGGAACCCGCCGACTCCCGGCCCGCGCTGCTGGACCGCGCGCTGCGCCTCGGCGCGACCAGCCCGGTCGGCTTCGCCCCCGGAGCCGCCCAGCTCGACGCGATGGGCGCGGGCCGCACCGGCACCGAGGCGCTCGCCGTGGCGTTGCGCGTCGCCGCCGCGTGCCCCGACGACTTCACCACCGCCGTCGCCGCCGCGGCCGACCACGGCGGCGACACCCGGACCACGGCCGTGCTGTGCGGCCAATTGCTCGGAGCCGCCCACGGGCCCGCCGCGATTCCCCTACCGTGGGCCGAGAAACCCGCCGCGCTCGCGGTGCTGGAACGGCTCGCCGAGGACGCCACCACCGAATTCGGTCCCTACCCGGACGAATCCGCCGAGTGGCTCCAGCGGTACCCCGTCGGCGCCCCTGCGCACGCCCCCGACCGGAGAAGGAGCCTGCACGCCGTGCCCAGACTCGCCGCCTCCAGGGACCGCTTCCTCGGAGCGGTGCTGGGATGCGCCATCGGTGAAGCACTCGGCACGCCCATCGCGGGCAGCGGCTGGGACGACATCCAGGACCGGCACGGGCCGCAGGGCCTGCGCAACTACGTGCCCGCCGGGCATCCCGCGGGACGCCTCGGCAGCGACACCCAGCTGCTGCTGTTCTCGCTCGAAGGCACCATCCGCGCCGGGGTGAGCCGCCGTACCGGCGAGGTCGCCGACCCGTCCCGGCACATCCAGCACGCCTACCAGCGCTGGCTGCACACCCAGCACCTCAGCTGGGGGCGCGCGGCGGGCGAATTCCTCAAGCACACCCCCGCCCCGGACGGCTGGCTGGTGGGGCACCGCGCCCTGTACCAGACCCGGAACCCGGGCCGCACCATGATGCGCACGCTCATCGCGTTCGCCAAGGGCCAACAACCGATGGGCACCCCGGACCACCCGGTCAGCGACTCGCAGGGCAGCACGGCGGTGATGCGGGCGGTCCCCGCGGCGTTATGGAGCGACGACCCGGCGGAGGTGTTCCGCGTCGGGCAGAACACGGCCGCGCTCACCCACGGCGATCCGGTCGCCTACCTCAGCGCGGGCACGCTCGCGTTCCTGGTGTCCCGGCTGCTCACCGGCTGCGACCTCGCCACTGCCGTCGACGAGGCGCTGGACGAGCTCAGCGGGCACCGCGGTCAGCAGGAGGTCTCCCGCAAGGTCGCCGCCGCGGTGCGCTACGCCGCGTCCGCCGAGACCACGCCGACCCACCTGGAAACCGGCATCGGCAACGGCTGGAGCGCCGCCGACGCGCTCGGCATCGGCCTGTACGCCGCGCTGGTGGCCGACGGCGACATCGACGTCGCGCTGCCGCTGGCGGTCAACCACTCCGGCAACTCCGCCACCACCGGCGCCGTCTGCGGCAGCCTCGTCGGCGCGCAGGCGGGGGCGGCGAAGATCCCGGACCGGTGGCGCACCGAGCTCGAACTGCACGACGTGATCGAACAGCTCGCCCACGACGCGAGCCTGGAGTTCGGCCCGCACCCCCCGGACACCGAAGACTGGACGACGCGCTACCCACCGACGTGA